CCCTTGccataacgcggttcacctttcacgGCCTCGCGgtttcgcagatttttttttgtgtgcaattttgcatgcttttttttttcttacagcgcattgtgttctgcatcctggttggctgtagaccattgtcaatcaagctcctccgtgctgtgtctcctgtacagtagcctacagaatgcgttcagcttgtcaaatttacataaatctttgatcgctagcagtgtgactctgaagtgctgtactgtgagtctgtaagttttctccccaacaaacacaacaatgtcgacgaaacgttttgcaccgtcaaaggcacctgtggtagcacccaaaaggcggaggaagatgctaaccatcgcacaaaaagttggacttcttgatatgctaaaggaaggtagaagttaccatattttttggaccataaggcgcattaagcgaaacataACAGTTAGATAAGTCagactttactcaactcattcttcttgcttcctctacttccgtaccattgattcattaatgttgaattttcATGTGCtactctattcccatgttctagaCCTGAAAactttgatctttggtttcattctacaATACTGAacttatttttctatgaaggtttgaactttgagagtttttaaagaagagagaaaagtgtgaaaatgttcatacctgtctgagaaaagtgtatataGTGTGTACTGTGGGGTTTTTCAgacttaaaacatctataataattgtaaaaaataaagctggctactTCGCGGGTTATTCGTgggccggcaataagtcggactcaaCCAGAAATGAGTCAGAAACGAGCTCATGTCTGCCACCGATTCTGTTTGTAATTTTTGAGGACAGAATTTTAAGGCATAGCCAAGTGgtggaaggctttcacttgggttgtctcagaatctcatctctgctttttgctgaTGATTGGTTCTTTTGGCTTCATTGGGTGATGGCTTCCAGCTCGCACTGCAACAgtttgcagccaagtgtgaagtggtgggaatgaaaatcagcactgccaaatctgaggccatggtcctcatctggaaaagggtggagacCAAAATTGACCCGTGCCAGAATTTCTTTTGGCAGAGAAATTGTCCgatgttcaaaataaaattagcaAATGCCATGAAGTGTTGAGTTTTTGTGATGACCTAAATTGTCTTTGTTCAACTACATTcctgttaagaaaatggataatGATGACAGTAcccaaatttgttttgttaacttGAAATACAAGGAAAtgaattttattaatttaaaaataattataaaataatCACAATCCAGTCAAATTAAAAGCAGAGAATGATTTAAAAGACATTTAACCAAAACAAGCATGGGAGAAAAGCAATGCAAAATTATTgaataacagaaataaaaatggaaagaataaCAAATTCCACTTGCAAAAATGGACCACAGAGggcccccaccccacccccccccccccccaccaccagtCACAAACACTGataaattcttatttttaaggAATACACTTGCTTTCTTAACCTATTCTAGAATAATCTAGAGTATGCTACAGTGAGGAGAAACCTAGCTAAGCATAAAGCCTGCAAAAAGAGGAAAGTGACAGAATCCAGCTAGCTTCACCTCTAAACCTTACTGAGAAACCAtcaaacttcagttttatttaaggCATTGCCCTTATGTGTGAAGCAGGGCAGCAGGGGATATCAGCGGCATAAACAACAGATGCGTGATAACTGTGGTATGTTTTTGAGTGGAGAGGTGATAGAGgacttcatttctttttcacatcGACCTTGTAATTATTTGGATTTTTGCATAACTTCTTTCCAGGACTTGGAGGCACTATCTGCcagtttcaaaaagaaaaacataacagTGACTCCATCTGTAGATATGTGATTACAGAGAGATCTTACTCACAGTGTTAAAAATGCAACCGGTAGCTTCAGGGTTGACCCCAAACACTGCTTTCTAGTACAGTCCTCCAGTGTCCTTGTAGTAAATGTGACAATTCAGTGCAGCCTTGCTAGTGCTAGCTTAACGCCTTATGTTTACATTTGGTGCTTTACTTTGTGTGATGGAATTCAACCCTAACTTAACATCTGATTTAACGTGTGAAATTCACagcatttcttcttttattccATGTGCAAGAATCCtattcagagtgtgtgtgtgtgtgtgtgtgtgtgtgtgtgtgtgtgtgtggcggtggtggtggtggaggggggacAAAAACCTTCACTGCATGAGGTCTGGGTGCAAGTTTCTTTGCTTTAACCCCGCTACCACCAAGTCAGACATGAATGCCAGGGAACATTTTTGACCAGGTTTATTAAATCAACCGAAAAACCTTCTATTAGTGTTAAAAATGACCACAATTTTGAGAACCTAAGAGGTCAAGTACATTGCTTAGCcatagtggaaaaaaaaaaattttttttaagaaactaTAAAAAGTTAATACCTAATTCAATGTTTACAGTGCAGTAGGAATGTCAAAGTATTACATATAGTAGGACTGCATAAGTTCAATGTAAGAATAAAAGTAGCTCACTTAGTCTTTTTCTTGTAAATTTTAAACCAAAGTATAACGTGAATTCTTAAGACTTTAGTTTAACAAAATAACTATTATCCCTTCTAGGATCGACACAATATTGTagctataaaaatgaaaaatatttttactggGATGTTGTATTTTGGGTCAAGGTGCTTACATTCCTTACTTTGCACCATGTAATCACATaactgtttgcttttctttcagatGCAGTATGGTTAGTGAAATATCCAGTGATGCTTGGTTCAGTCCTTTCTTTACTTTTGGGTCACACATGACCAGCTGCCAAGTGGTGCAACAAGTTTGTTGTTTGGACCTTTAGTGGGAACAGTTTCCTtgtagtttattttaaaaaagtgttttaataTGTGTTAATGTGTTTTGCATTTCTGTACAGACCACATGACTTTTTTTGATATCCTGATATATAAAACCTTAGATTGAAAGAGGGTGAGCTTTTTTTTCGCCACTACTGTAAATCTGGCCTCAATATTTCTAACATGCATGTGAATCGTTTTGTTTTATTACTCTCAACCTTTTCCACGTAGACTTCTTTTAAGATTAGAAGTTGTGGCGGTCGATGCGGTCCTGCTCCCTCTGAGATTTTGCCATTTGCTTCTGCAGCAGAATGTGCTCGGTGAACTCCCTCACGGCTCCGGATCCCCCAGCACGGCGGCAGATGTACTTTGCAGCCTTTTTAGCCACAGCTGGAGCATCGTCGGGTACTGCACTCAGCCCTGCCAGGTTCAGGCATTTCACATCTGCTTGATCAAAACCTGAGAGAGGAACAGAAGAAGATCATTAGTCCCTATAATAATTTACTTAAACAAGCTGCAAAGGCTGGCTGCACAAATACAAACAGTCAGACGTCTTTAAGTGTTAATTTGTTTGCAGACACTATTCAGATTTGATTAAAACAGCGAGAACACTTTAACATAAATGTTAAATACACCGCTTTTTAAAGCAGTAACCTCAACATGTTTCCAATTCCTGCCaattaaactgttaaaaaataaaaatacagttgtTTTTACCCATGAACGCCACATCCTTCCATTCCAGCTTCTTCTTCTCAACAACTGACTTCAAATCATTCAGTGGCTCCTTTCCCACCTTCTCGACCTTGCACATTATCCTATCTTCAAGTTTTTGAAGCAAAGCTGGGTCAATGGGGTCTTTCTCTGTGGTCAACAGTATGACCTGGTGAAGCGAGACAGAGTGCAGTTTTGTGAGCGACGTTCCACAAGATTGGCCAGTTTACGTAATTCTGTTCAGACAGCTGAAGAAATCCAACCTCAACTTGCTCTTCCTGCAGCATCCGAAGCCCAGTTGTGTCTCTGGTGTTGACAGACACCATTGCCTCTCCGGACACAGACATAAAGATCTTTCCATCCGTTAAACAGCCGGAAATGTTGCAGAACATTAGGCGGACCACCTCTGGTGTGACCTTACCGAAGTAACCATACCTGATTGAAGAAACATAGGCTGGATTAGGAAAGAGAGTGGATAGTTGATTAAAAGCTGACTGGTAGACATTATTTTCGGCGTTTCTCACCGGAGAACCCTCTGTTCTGCCACAGGCCAGTCGATGTCCACGTCTATATCTACGCTGTACTCTGGCAGCATCTCATAGTAGGTTAACTTACCGCCCTACAGAggtgaaaacacaaacatgactTAGATATACTGTTACACAAAGGGTCTGGAAAAGCTGTGGATCTGTCACGGTCCAATTTGGTCCTTTGGTTtattacagcttttttttttccttttggggTACCAGCCAGATCTCTGTCCTtatgttttgggttttgttttggtttttgacaGATTCTTCTAAATACATCAAACTACACGacaattaaaaagagaaatacGTAACACTCTGGGTATCAAATCAAACCAAACTCAATATCTGTTTCAGTAAGAATCACACAAAAAACTATATTTCAGTCAAGTAATATTTCACAATTCTCCCCAACCCCAAGGTCACAAAACACAACTAACTAAACTTTCAACACAGGAAATCCAACTCAGaaagtctgtttttctttacttcctcccacagttaagTTCAGCTTCTTATTCAATGACACTTTTTTCCTATAAACATAACATTGTTCCTGTTTTAAGCAGACTTTTTTCTGCAGTCCAAGGACTCCTATTCATAAAGGAAGAGTTTGGAGATTCCAAAAGGTTGCAGACAGCATGCCCAGATGTTTTTCCAGCAAAAGGGATAGAACAATCTCTTTTACAACTTAGCTGATGAAATCTGATCCATTTGTCATCATTCTCATTTGCTGCTGTTTTATAGGTGTGCGTTTAATGTTGGTGCCAACCAAGAACAAACCAGGCACGATTTAACTGTTGGGCATTCGGGCTGTTTTTTCAGAGTCATTATAAACTATATGtgcatcatcaccaccacctttACCTGCAAGTGTCCTTCCTTTTCAATGATCTCTTTTTTGGCGAAGTAAAATGAGCCATTCTCACACAGCTCCCCTGGCCAGTCCTGACGCCGCGGCCGTTTGGCTGGCTCCAGATTGAACGGCACTGTTTGCTCACCAGCTAGAAGGAAGCAGGATCCATTAATAACAATGCAAACTCCTCTTTCCATTAAGCAGTTATTTACACAGAGAAGGTGTCTGCTTCTTGGCGTACTAACCAGTGTGTGAGTGAactgagtttttaaaaagacatttaatgGAAATTCATGCCATCATAGTAGGTGGGTGACCAAATCTGGGAGAAATACGTTAAATTTTgtagctttgtttgtttgtgtgtcttttatcATATACATGTTAAGAGTTGTATTGATCTGTTcataaaactaatgaaaaaaggaaacaagagTGCGCACGATGAAGAAGGATAAAAAGGATATTCTAGTAAAAGGAACAACAGTCACGATTTATACTTCCAACAACCAGTTTATGAGTTAACCTTTAAACTGGTTGTAAACCTGGAGGTAGGTGTGTAATCAAGTGCACTGACAGGTTGTGTGCGTGTGGGTAATTACAAACACAACTTAGAAATGCATGTATGTGCCAAAGCGAAATGACTTTATGCCAAGTAAAACAGGATGCATGGTTCAAAATGTCTTATTGGTGATAAGTAAGCAAGTGAAAAGGAATTAACAACTAAATTAGGACTTAAAGTTTGATTTTATGATTCACTGCATCAGGATATATTAGCACTCCGTATGGTGACAGTAGGAAATTAAGAGTTTTTTAGTTCTTGTCTGAGGGGATTCACTGTTGCTGCAAAAAGCCTTCACTTCTGTGAGATTCTGGGTCTTTCACGCCtcttttaaaatacaaaagtgTGGGACTAGTCAACTAGATTTGTAAATGTTAGCTGttattagttttgttttattaatgcacagcagcagtttaatgTTCAAAGTTACGATGCCACCAGCCACTACCTGGAGCTGCGCACCTGACGGATGGCTGCACTCCTCTTTGGCACTCTGTGTGAATGCAAGATATAAATTAACAAAAGTTTCAATGAatgaacagtttggggatggcccATTACTGCTCCAACATGAGTGCTGACCAGTGCACAAAGAAAAGCCCATAAAGACACGGATGAGCgtgtttggtgtggaagaacttgactggcctgcacagagtcctgacctcaacccaaaAGGACTCTTTTGGGGTGAATTAGAGAGAAGATTGTGAGGCAGGTCTTCTCATCATACATCACTGTCTGACCTCGCAAATGTGCCCCAGGAAGAATCATAAAAAAATTTGCATATAACCTCTAAAttttgtggaaagccttcccagaagagttgaagccGTTAGAGTTTTAAAACGTCAGCAGAgatcatattaaaccctatggattaagaatgggatgttcATATGCAATGTCAAGTTCATATGTATGTAAGGTTACACaagcaaatacttttggcagtATAGTGTATTTTGTAAACtgcctgaaaaacaaacactctCTGCAGGGACACGAGTAATCCATGAATGCCTAACAACTGCCTTTGTGCTTCCCCCGGGTGGAAAACAAGCACAAGTGTGAGTAAGTATCAAAACTGAAAGCTGCTTGCATGCAAATCAATAATTATCAGATGAAGGGAGCTAATAAGCTTGGAAATTTAGGACTGTAATAGCTCAAATACAGTTCTCAACTTGGGGCCAGTTCTCCAATCCCATTTTTAGAAACACCAAGCAGTTAAAAAACaagtataaaaaagaaaaatactgtcACTGTGAGGATTCATTGTTTGTCCAGTGAAGCACCTGTTGGATTTTgtttattgcagttaataattaCTAAGGTGCAGGTGCAAAGATCGACTGTTTAATGGCTGCTCCTCCCTGTCATTTGAATCCTTTAACATACCAACAAGAAATTTGACCTTTTTGTGAAAATTGAGAAAGtgagtgtaaaaaaaacaacacacaggtCTATTTGGAAGAGAAGACAAACAAACTGATCAGGATAACCACACCCTCTAAAAGTAGTTTAAATACTTTCCCTTAGGCAGTTGAAATATAAGAAGCACTCCAAGAGCACAAACCTcattaattacattaattttatgttctttgttgtttttaaatgcattttaagaAGTTTGTAGTGCAATAAGAATCAGATAAGGGGAGCATTGATATGTTTAGTTATAGAAACATGTAGGAGCAGGTAATGGATAATAGATGAATAACTTGAGcttattatataataatatactacagtatatttctaactaactaggcagctcattctctttctcttcatGATACTTTCtgtaaaacagtaacacattttagggtgagattaaaaaaatggcAGATGTAAAAGGTAAATATGAGATCAGAGGTCAGATGTGCAGACTTGCTCCCTTACATCCTTTTTCGACCTCCTTCCAGCGAAACTGGTGTCTCCTGACCACTGCGAAGACTGAATCGTAACCGTGCAGCGTGATCTTCTCTAAGGCCTCCTTCACGTGGAACGGGTGGAGACACGGTGATGTAGCCTGGAAGTGGCAAACTATATCCACCtctgtgaaaagaaaagcagagtaATCTGCACTGTGGCAGCAGGGCAATGCTTTGAGACCATCTTAGAAACACATCCCTACCTTTATGGTGCTCAAGAAACTCCTGGATGGTTTCTACTGATGAGGAAAAGTCTCTGGAGACTTTAGGACTCCTCCGGTGCACCTGAGCACCCCATGCCTTTGCAACTTCCTCAATTTTGTCATGGTCCGTTGATACCCACACACTGTGAAAGTGAAGGTGcataatcattattattaattgtAACCGTCTCTTTTCATAACACTACTAGACATTCTGTATTTTGTCCTCAAAGCCAAAGCTATAGTGATTAGAGATCGACCAATGTAAGCGATTAAGAAAAACAATACTCTGATATATCGCccgatatttttgtttttggataTACAAAACAGTTAATTTTTCTACCAATTGTCaagtgttatttattttttatttgcttgtttACACCCGTCTTTGTTCGGATCAGTGTGTTGAGTTTGTGGTGTTGCAAGATGGAAGATTTAGAGTGCCCTCTGCTGGACAAACTTTGAACAGTTAACACTCGAAATATatttgaagggtgtttcttctgtctgttttttgcttatttaatttttatatcgACATTATTATATCGATATCGACTTTTGGTCTATGGATGTGATCCATTATAATTAAGGAGATTAGTGGGATTCTGAGACTCAgtcttttcacatttttttactTAACACATGAAAGATCATTGAATAACAAATTAGGGTTGGATCAGGAAATTTGCAAAATCAAATCTGTGTATCCACCTGTTGGGGCGACTTAAGAGGGATTCTGGTACTCAGCGTGCTTGGCTTAATATCCATAAATGTGTCCAGTATAATTGTTGACAATCACTCAGCCAGCTGTGATAATGATGGCAGAGAAGTCTCACCTTATCAGAAAACAAGACATGAGCTGCAAAAagctaacaaaacaaaatgagaatTTGTGTCTGTAATTAACCACACGCACACAACCTGCCAGCCTCTTGGTCACACACGTACCTCCAAGTTTGTCGGTAAATGAACTCATCGGTTGTTGGAAGGCTGGCAATTGCTGTTCTTTTCGCTGGAATATCAATTATGCCCTAGTTCAGTGCGCATGCTccaggttttgtttttgggttttttttaccgCGAGATTTTAATGAACGGATCTgatgtatgattttttttttttaaaccccaaacaaaaacaacaaatctgCACTTCTAGTTAGCAGGTTTTTTGATGAATGATCCCAGTGCAATAACCTATTGGCAGTGTGGACGTTTTATTTATTGCATAATTGTATGAATTACTGTAACTTATAGTTTAAGTGTATGAGTAGTTATATTTCACCTGAGGATGACTTTAATGGGAAGAGACAAATTCCAGATGGTAGTGTTTGTAACGTCAAAACAAGTTTATGGGACGTGAGGCTGATGTGTCGCTGACAAAAATGTCATAAAATGTTTCTCATAATGTGCAGGTTATGTCTGCGGAGTCACACCGATCAAAAATAGAGGTTAAATATAAAAGATAAATGCCAGCAGTTTTCTTGATCTGCGACTTTGTTTAAGTAAATATCCTAAAAGGACGCGTGGGACTCCTCCACGTCACACTTAAAGCTGAGCACAGAGCTGCTGAGCAGCTGCTTAGCGATCAGGGAGCAAACTGATGCATTTTACATTCCCTGACTTTACTGATGTGCAGAATACTTTAACGAGGCCGTTATGACATGTGGACAGAAGTAGGTTCTATATAATAAAtctgatttgatgttttcattaagaaaataaattaaagttgGCTGTTGGTGATTGTTCATCTGAGCCTACAATAAAAGCTCTTGTCCTTCCTCACCTGTCAAACATTCCCGAGTCCACGGCGGCCCTCAGCACCCACCCGATGAGCGGGACCCCGGCCAGCATCTTGATGTTTTTCAGCGGGATCCCTTTGCTCCCCCCTCGAGCTAAAATTAAAGCTGCTATGTGACTCTTGTCATTCCGCGGCAGCTTGCTCGATGACTGACATTCGTCTAACGAGGTCTCATTGTTTCTCCGTCTAGCGGATGCCATAACGACATCAAAGATCTACTCCTATTACGAAGCAAGGTCTGGGTTTATCCAGGTGACTTCCGTGGACTACTATGAAGGTGGCTCACTTATTACCGACATAAATCGCTATGATAACCTGTGCAGTAGATCTACCTGCTCCGGAGCAGGTTAAGTTTCATATCAGAGAGCAACAGGTGTGAAAGCACCGCCCACTGACCAATCAGGTCTCCGGAACACAGCGTCATCATTAATGGAAGATCCCTCAGACCTCtgcagggagaggaggagggtttATAGTTTGTTCTATACGCCTTATTATATGAGCCGAACCAGGACACACGCACTGTACCGACCTGTTTGTGTATTAATGTGGTGATTTggaaaatgtattaaaagtTATTCTCCTCGCTTACATTTTGCTGCACCTGCAGCTGCTTGAACAGCGAACACACACCAGGAACACCTGTTCAATCAGTAGTATTAACTTTGATCTGCCGACAGACTGAAGCGATTCCCACGTCTCCTGTATCAGGATGTGAGACAGGtagctttaatgtttaaattgaTTAAACGTTAAGTTTCAGAGCTCCAACATGCAGCTAAACCACCAGATTAACTATTTTCTGTGGCATTAGAGTTCTTGTGCTTTTTACTGGTATGTTTGTCATGTTTATAGATATTTAACTGCCATGTGATAATGCCTCCGGTAGGCTATAGGTGATGTAGGGATCTTTTCCAGTAGAAGAAGAGTTGTATGATCCGTGAAACGCTCCTTTTTGACCGGTTAGATGCTGCTGACACCACGCCTCTCTCCTTTTCCTAACCTGAAAAAGATGTTAAGAAAAGGTGGGTGGGAGAATTGATGAGGAGTCAGGAAATGAAAAGAGCTGTCCGCTGTGTTGAAACTACAATTTGAAGGAGATGGACTACACTCCTAATTCACCAGGTAAAGGATAACAGCCTGTAAAAACATACCTCTGTTACAAAGGGTGTGATTTTAAAGAACCAAACTTTGGCTCTTACCTAAAATCCTCAACTCAGCCCTCACACTGAGTGTTTAGATGCCAGCCCCACTTATTGCTCTGTTATTGTTGATTTTTtcagcagctctctgacctTATAGAGCGattcttgtttcttttgttaaaaataTGATTTCATCTATCATACTGACTGATACTATCACTGAGATATGGGTGTTTATTGATTATTTCCTCTATTACATACTCCCTCTGTCATATGCCATGGGAGTGTCTGGTCGGGTGTGGTTCAGGTTCCTGTTGTCCATCCCCTGGGGTGGAGTTGGCCAGCTCATCACCTGCTTCCAATTTCCGGGCCTCCATCTAGAGGGTTTTTAAGCCAGCGCTGCCTGCCACTCCTCGCCAGTTCGTCCTGCTACCACCCATGGTACACTTGGCCTCCTCTGTGCTCGGACTCTGTGTGCCTGGATCGTGGGTTAATGTGTTCTCCGTCTCCTGTGTTCTCCAGATTCATCACCTGTCGTGCTCATCAGCAGCACTGGTTCTGTTTCCATCCCGTTCTCCAGTCTGCCTAGAACCCTAGGACTACACACTCACCTTCTCCTCAGCCTGCCCTCCAGCCCGTACTTCAACTCCCCTGGACACCTTGGAACCTGGACCAGCTCCCCCACACTCTCAACCATCCCTGGGACGCTCCCACGGCAACCCCTTCCCCGCCTAATAGCCCGTGTTTTCAAGTAAGCACAAGACTCTCCACTAGTACCACTCACCTCTGCCCTTTAATTGTTTCCCATTCAGTAAAACCTTTCTCCTGTGTTTGCAGAAGTTCCCGCCCGTGTTCTCCTTGTGTTCAACGCCCTCGGGCCTCCCTCAGTTCCTGCAAATAATTTCTGTTAGACCCACCCTTGTTTAAGTTCCTTTTCCTTTCAATAAATTGTACATAGTTCGAGCAATTGAGTCTGCTCTTGAGTCCACTGCATCCTTGTTTGTGACACCCTCATATTATCTTCATATCTTTTTTATCAtagttttttgttcttcttgGTGAATCTGAGCGAGCAACAAAAGAGAACCAGGAGCAGCAAACAATCAATCCATGATTAATATTTCACAGAACACaaagagtgttttttttctggaatTTAAAAGACTTGCTTTGGTGAAAGTTCACACAATATTATGTTCTGTTTTatctaaaacatgaaaacataacaaCATTTGCTTATTGCAAACTAGTCTGCACATGCAGAACTTGCACATGTGTTTCCacactgtgtttaatttattCTGGGAATGATTTAATTCTGCTTGTCAGATGAGAGGACGAAAAAACAGATCCACTTAGCTAACGAGTGCCAACACCCTTAATTCCCCAAACGGCGTTGAGCCTGCTTTTTGGTTTAACTTTTGCACCTTGTTAAAATTTCAATTAATGCATCACCTTTTGTTTCTTGGGCTGTGAAAATAAAACTTGAGACTAGTTTTTAATTGTGAATGTTGACTCCTTCACTGCTTTCAGTCTTTTATTGAGGCTCTTTAATGAGGCACACACTCAACTGTGTTGCACACTTTTAAGAGGAAACATCTCTCTGCTTTACTTACTCCTAAAGGAGCCATTCATGATCACCATTCGTTAAATTGTATTTCTGATTTTACCACAAGTTGGCAGTGTTTTACAATAATTGGTTAGATTTAAAATCGAGTGACACAGTAACACTGAGGTGGTCCAGTGGCTTACCATTGTTACACTACAGCAAGAAGGTTTTGGGTTCAAACTTTCTGATCTACTGGAGGATCTTTGAAGAATTTATGTACATACTCCCACTGTTCCCTCTCTGCTCCAGGCCACAGTCAGTATGAAAATAAGACCCTCCTGATAACAGCTTGATATATGGTTATGATCAGTTACAGGTGtaaaactccaggcctcgagggccggtgtcctgcaggttttagatgtgtccttgatccatcagaGCTAATTTATATGTCTAAATTACTTCCTTAACatatcttgaagttctccagaggcctggtaatgaactaatcatttgattcaggtgtgttgccccagggtgagatctaaaacctgcaggacaccggccctcaaggcctggagctCGACACCCCTGCAGGTTGTCCTTAGTTTGCACTCTACTTATTTCTTTTTCTAGCTCATATTAAAACAAGTTTCTTCTTTGACACAGTCCCACACACATCGTTAAATTGTTTCTAATCACTTTATTACTTTTGAGCTAATTTTGGCAGCGAGAGCTCATTCAAAAAAGTTTATCCACATTTCCGATTTCAAATTACTCAGCAGACATGATCACACACTTAGTATTATGAGCTAAAAGATATAGTTCTACTTTGGTTGAAACTTGACTGCTGTTCTTTAATGTCATAATTTGATCTGCTCAAACATCTCAGTGAATCTTCTTCATGAGAAACTGGTTCatgcaagaaaagaaaacagaaaaacaaccttCATGAATAAATTTAATCTGTTTTATTCATGATACATCATTCAAAAGATCAAAGCAAACATGAGACCACAGCTTCAAAACACATCGTACATAAGCTACTAATCAGTAATGATTAACATGTTCCTATTCAGTTCACTAATACACACTATGTTATTAAAGATTATATTTCATATAAAAAACAATTAATATCAATAAGAATTACAAAGACAATAACGCTATGTTgtgattattttttctttatttccttcTTTACTGCTAAATGATCAAAATTACTATAGAACAAAAGCTCTCATGCTGTGCTAAAGAAactgtttctttcttctttggGTATCAtatcttatatttcactttatcAGAAAATACTGAACTCCAcactattattgttattatatttataaattTTCTGATTTACCAGCTGCTGACAAATGTTTTTACTGAATGTTACTGTGTAACACAATCCCACAATTTCCATTTCAAAGTTGCAGCTTTTACTGCAAAATCCACTGCTGCAACTCCCGCAACTCCCACTGCAACTCCCACTGCAACTCCCGCAACTCCCGCTCCAACTCCCACAGCTCCTGCAGCACCTCTAGCTCCTGCAACACGTGCTCCTTGAAGTATAGCTCCAACTCCAATGCCAATTCCACTACTAACCTTAGCAGCTCTAGTacc
The sequence above is a segment of the Oreochromis aureus strain Israel breed Guangdong linkage group 3, ZZ_aureus, whole genome shotgun sequence genome. Coding sequences within it:
- the LOC116329280 gene encoding N-acylneuraminate cytidylyltransferase-like, whose protein sequence is MASARRRNNETSLDECQSSSKLPRNDKSHIAALILARGGSKGIPLKNIKMLAGVPLIGWVLRAAVDSGMFDSVWVSTDHDKIEEVAKAWGAQVHRRSPKVSRDFSSSVETIQEFLEHHKEVDIVCHFQATSPCLHPFHVKEALEKITLHGYDSVFAVVRRHQFRWKEVEKGSGEQTVPFNLEPAKRPRRQDWPGELCENGSFYFAKKEIIEKEGHLQGGKLTYYEMLPEYSVDIDVDIDWPVAEQRVLRYGYFGKVTPEVVRLMFCNISGCLTDGKIFMSVSGEAMVSVNTRDTTGLRMLQEEQVEVILLTTEKDPIDPALLQKLEDRIMCKVEKVGKEPLNDLKSVVEKKKLEWKDVAFMGFDQADVKCLNLAGLSAVPDDAPAVAKKAAKYICRRAGGSGAVREFTEHILLQKQMAKSQREQDRIDRHNF